A part of Acropora palmata chromosome 6, jaAcrPala1.3, whole genome shotgun sequence genomic DNA contains:
- the LOC141883767 gene encoding mycocerosic acid synthase-like polyketide synthase isoform X3 — METLETRDNCEEPPLPRSYSALTTRSRSRLICGDLTSGRLISYLILLAYEKAFQKLGFAITRRWVLVLLIWLTFTFAGCLGFLAFNAAQLSSNLFIQHDSQSRQDLIDASKAFPLLEARREQIILSPKGSQNVLSEDCLKEALSVHQTVVSISHYKELCFRDFPTNKTSKDRPCVINNPLEFAGANFEYLTNLSSILAHERITSKLTLSTGQTFNSSFHEMFSNFQIVYATHPPTSRADAILFTYFIRNSANDDNREIFLFEKQFENKVSALNQRLKFSSISFRTGLATTEAIQSILTPKLMPLCLSAVTIVSLIVIPLLFGSDSVALVETFLLLLSSLVLPLVCAAGLFSMAHVPLYPIAYFIPFLLLGKVSADVVVILREWRRLNYIRSVENRVGSYVARWGILQIFSAFCGAVLFSIPINSSFKIISRFYLTILLGYALVSTASFITMAILMSSEERLFKCLTILSARSCNKPLFLSKCRFLRGPRMKLMTKLKFACKKAVDMLTSRSGRVISVAFLTFIVTVFALLALLPGSVVSTTTNLYRQDHNFNLFNEAHRKFLGKSSDVSIVFLDDINYSQRTTQNQLLNICKTLGKASNSQADSVCWIAEILQWTRHENVSCSNSEFLPCLTRFLKKPAYAPLQQDIRFEGKKIFATRFHVRMLWNHSFESDRKSLEKLRKDLSVHAPFKVASVSHKFSELDDLLSLEEEVLFVVKAASVVVFVLCLLSSTSFIICTYLTSTFLFLVMETAGIMKAWDISLNHITSITLYCTLFLAFNSSHLMAHSFVYSEEVTIRKRMTTAMRSVSCSVLLAAFLETCGSVSLGFIYPELQTVFFRVVPSVLSLGVIHAIVILPPVIMTVFEIIDKFDSLNENKLLHSVVEKKKQEIKLKPLGGNASQVNIQRNDVSIVGMGCRFPGANSKDLFWDMLEQGKCSIGSFPRNRAEEHKTFLQHYHSKRFVRGRLCAVNGSYLEEIRTFDNQFFDISSQEARGMDPQQRLLLEVVYEAIEDAGVTLEDLQKCRTGVFVGAMNFDYGSLVSHSSNFNNIDQFTSTGLTGSILANRVSFCFNFTGPSIAVDTACSSSLTALKLAFDSLQNGQCEIAIVCAPNIILDHSTQIISSMAGLLAPDGRCKSFDASGDGYGRGEGVAAVILKQSHAALSDRDDEYCHIIACGMNSDGQNAIPMTAPSSKMQAELSKMVLERAGVSAEDITYIEAHGTGTAIGDEIEVTSIAETYCRGTTSLTRELRIGSVKSNLNHTEATSGLAGLIKVALMIKKRRMVPTVNVQTLNPKLKLRERGLAVQQITEIWNVENGKPRIAAVNSFGYGGSNVHTILQEVPSKETTEGSQSECLNHVLTLSARSQEVLKEMAKLYSKWLCERAPEMDGPFLPNLCYSLNQRRSHFQHRLALVFGAISEASQALQEYASDSMGWDKCVCYGEKKSSDVRIVFLFGGQGSQWYAMGRQLITREPVFRKAILTVSNLVRDLGGSLSLMEELLVQEDKSRISENSISQPATFAVQYATAQLLFSWNIFPSAVIGHSLGEIAAACVADIITVKEAVHIVLTRSTLQDQCPANGSMAALGMSEKEAQELIEDLRLDATLSIAAVNDRESVTVSGDSQSVEALGRHLAMHSRDTFWRVLGTRKAFHSLHMDQIKKPFLKVMKRVKIKPQLSKIPMYSTVDGEIVSAVQLNEDYWWRNIRSPVLFQQAMKNLLKDGYKLIAEISSQPILAHNITQIAKQENLRFEHMPIVLTTLPRKRVPVDEQHKTFLLNTVCRLFTLGFPIDWTCVQGNPFAKFIRLPNYPWMKSGFWFRDHQPASIISPLSIADSNENETHPYLEIMKMTDVYSGLWCWECDIDLHHFPHLKDHAIVQGGVVMPAAAYLEMALAMAKNYFVDVEGLQLKDVKLFRLLTLPETQVRRLRLRIQKGSSIQEAKFDITSVHDGVSEISLSSGRVSIDLLGKQGELEYGALTGVGAFVQEKITEMTRMSMDSFREVRKKYGFNHGPTFSIIKEAWMRDNEGMALIDISDSNEILSEIGRYVIHPSILDACLQSCLIPGRRSAAQAKLAVPVSFQTITLSGAAVSNQLYCHVTEYENALGKFDIILMSPSGNVVMTMHEIRADDPTSSLQELPFDEIAYEVEWKEDILPRKVEISPKMTCIVLSDSSNFSRCLVSKLEKYDINVTTLQLPNACFFDGDAENLVREVLLSHKECPTIVNLWPLEVSLVRDEYEFIEQIQGLAFCSSAFLLKLLSEKHEIRSRLFLVTERTQMMHVYDKGLRKAASIPWSSTVWGLKRSAILEEATVRVIMVDLSNKDDQREVESLVNEILCDNIEDELIFQGSKRFINRILKSRKHQWSLKRTTEKDCSLYLSTIPSTRILCLREQGFSLPQPTQVTIDASYCWSLSKSLSALTKSDGCVFVSGKVAHVSENSVNGFKTGDQVCGVIPSGRVARFVTINEKNVFLKPSNLTLEHASCIPACLAIASYAIETAASGKENQKLLILQANSHPGPAAVALAKAMGHRITCTIPNTCKHHSANFLIKLGACDVRRQSLQKDDSEDQFDAIILFSSPLPNSFKKSVRSLKKGGRIIILSSQLDGDVVFSSNKHVEYVRTDVSDILHSSSTFEKLALQSLDILERKGGLVELLDISLESADLLSSIRAVNNLKDRATYARNEANQPSDMSLSIQSLATLGKGGALQDISVLPQGLDDCGLRENRTYLVAGGTRGFGLEVACWMAENGAKTIVLISRSKPSDVTLLRLREIEKKTGTKTHIFQVDISNEKKMTAFKVEQLQSLPSVAGIVHTAMILRDQSLKDLSFEGFSDVLDPKVKGFPCRVSQTCAWSSRTCNKLGTN, encoded by the exons ATGGAGACTCTGGAGACTCGTGACAATTGTGAAGAACCTCCATTACCAAG GTCTTACAGTGCTCTAACGACACGTTCAAGAAGTCGCCTTATCTGTGGTGATTTGACAAGTGGGCGATTGATCTCCTACCTAATCCTTCTGGCTTACGAAAAAGCTTTTCAGAAGTTGGGATTTGCAATAACACGCCGATGGGTTCTCGTCCTATTGATTTGGTTGACTTTTACATTCGCAGGTTGCCTAGGTTTTCTTGCTTTCAATGCTGCTCAATTATCCAGTaaccttttcattcaacatgACAGTCAATCAAGGCAGGACCTTATCGATGCTTCTAAAGCTTTTCCTCTTCTTGAAGCACGCCGAGAACAGATCATTCTTTCCCCTAAAGGGAGTCAAAACGTCCTCAGCGAGGATTGTTTAAAAGAAGCTCTTTCGGTACATCAGACTGTTGTAAGCATCTCTCATTACAAGGAATTATGTTTCAGAGACTTTCCTACGAATAAAACTTCCAAGGACAGGCCATGTGTCATTAACAACCCTTTAGAGTTTGCTGGTGCTAATTTTGAGTATTTGACCAACTTGTCTTCTATTCTGGCTCATGAACGGATTACTTCGAAGTTGACACTTTCCACTGGTCAGACATTCAATTCTTCTTTCCATGAGATGTTTAGTAATTTTCAAATAGTCTACGCAACACATCCACCAACCTCACGGGCAGACGCAATTCTCTTCACTTACTTTATTAGAAATTCAGCCAACGACGACAACAGAGAGATTTTCCTCTTTGAGAAACAGTTTGAAAACAAGGTCTCAGCCTTAAATCAACGACTGAAGTTTTCCTCGATCTCTTTTAGGACAGGATTAGCGACAACGGAAGCTATACAAAGCATTCTAACACCAAAGTTAATGCCCTTGTGCCTGTCAGCTGTCACAATAGTTTCTTTGATCGTTATTCCTCTTCTGTTTGGTTCTGATTCTGTTGCTTTGGTCGAAACATTTCTACTATTGTTGTCGTCTCTAGTACTTCCTTTAGTATGTGCTGCAGGATTGTTTTCCATGGCGCATGTTCCACTTTATCCGATTGCTTATTTTATTCCATTTCTCTTGCTGGGAAAGGTATCAGCGGATGTGGTCGTTATTTTAAGAGAGTGGCGGCGTCTAAATTACATAAGATCAGTTGAAAACAGAGTCGGCAGCTACGTTGCTAGATGGGGAAtacttcaaatattttcaGCGTTTTGTGGAGCAGTTCTTTTTAGCATTCCCATCAATTCATCATTCAAAATTATCTCAAGGTTCTACCTCACAATCCTTCTAGGGTATGCCCTTGTTTCGACAGCGTCTTTTATTACAATGGCCATTTTGATGAGCTCTGAAGAGAGACTGTTCAAGTGCCTGACGATTTTGAGTGCAAGATCTTGTAATAAACCCCTATTCTTATCTAAGTGCAGATTTCTGAGGGGACCAAGGATGAAACTAATGACTAAATTGAAATTTGCCTGCAAGAAAGCTGTGGACATGTTAACCTCTAGAAGTGGAAGAGTAATTTCGGTTGCCTTCTTGACCTTCATTGTTACCGTTTTTGCACTTCTGGCCTTGCTGCCTGGATCGGTGGTGAGCACAACAACGAACCTTTATCGACAAGATCACAACTTCAACCTATTCAATGAAGCGCACCGGAAATTCTTGGGAAAAAGCAGTGATGTAAGCATCGTTTTCCTTGATGATATTAATTATTCCCAGCGAACTACACAAAATCAGCTTTTAAACATTTGCAAGACCTTGGGGAAAGCTTCAAATAGCCAAGCAGATTCAGTTTGTTGGATAGCCGAAATACTTCAGTGGACCAGACACGAAAATGTGAGCTGTTCAAACTCAGAATTTCTCCCTTGCTTGACCAGATTTCTCAAAAAACCTGCCTATGCTCCTCTCCAACAGGACATACGttttgaaggaaagaaaatctttgcAACACGCTTCCATGTGCGAATGTTGTGGAACCACAGCTTTGAGAGCGATAGAAAGTCATTGGAAAAACTCAGAAAGGATTTATCAGTACACGCCCCTTTTAAAGTTGCATCAGTGTCGCATAAATTTTCTGAACTCGATGATCTACTATCTTTGGAAGAGGAAgttctctttgttgttaaagcCGCCTCTGTTGTAGTATTTGTACTCTGTTTGCTTTCAAGCACATCCTTCATCATCTGTACTTACCTTACGTCAACGTTTCTGTTTCTCGTGATGGAGACAGCAGGAATTATGAAGGCGTGGGACATTTCTTTGAATCATATTACTTCTATTACCCTTTATTGTACCTTGTTTTTAGCCTTTAATTCCAGCCATTTAATGGCCCATTCTTTCGTTTATTCAGAAGAAGTAACCATACGAAAGCGCATGACTACCGCAATGCGCTCTGTTTCATGTTCTGTACTGCTTGCTGCTTTTTTGGAGACATGTGGATCAGTTTCACTGGGGTTTATCTATCCAGAACTGCAAACTGTGTTCTTTCGTGTTGTCCCCTCTGTGCTTTCACTTGGTGTGATTCATGCTATTGTGATCCTTCCTCCGGTGATAATGACTGTCTTTGAGATTATAGACAAGTTTGATTCACTCAATGAGAACAAGCTACTCCATTCAgttgtggaaaaaaagaaacaagaaataaagcTTAAGCCTTTAGGTGGTAACGCATCGCAAGTTAACATACAGCGTAACGATGTATCAATCGTGGGAATGGGATGTCGGTTCCCTGGTGCCAACAGTAAGGATTTATTTTGGGATATGCTCGAGCAAGGAAAATGCTCAATCGGTTCCTTTCCACGTAATAGAGCAGAGGAGCATAAGACGTTTCTTCAGCACTATCATTCCAAACGTTTCGTTCGTGGACGTCTGTGTGCTGTCAATGGTTCCTACTTGGAGGAAATCCGAACGTTTGATAATCAGTTCTTTGACATATCCAGTCAGGAAGCTCGTGGAATGGATCCCCAACAACGGCTCCTCCTAGAAGTGGTCTATGAGGCTATCGAAGATGCAGGAGTGACCCTTGAGGACCTTCAAAAGTGCAGAACAGGTGTTTTTGTTGGTGCAATGAATTTTGACTACGGATCTCTCGTATCACATTCATCAAATTTCAATAACATCGATCAGTTCACTTCCACTGGACTGACAGGCTCAATTCTCGCAAATAGAGTGTCATTCTGTTTCAATTTTACCGGTCCAAGCATAGCAGTCGATACCGCATGCTCTTCTTCCTTGACTGCTCTCAAATTGGCATTTGATAGTTTGCAAAACGGGCAGTGTGAGATAGCGATTGTGTGTGCGCCCAATATCATTCTTGACCATAGCACACAGATCATATCTAGTATGGCGGGTCTCCTGGCGCCTGACGGACGTTGCAAAAGCTTCGACGCTTCCGGAGATGGCTATGGAAGGGGAGAAGGCGTCGCAGCAGTTATTCTGAAGCAATCACATGCCGCGTTAAGTGACAGAGATGACGAATATTGCCATATAATTGCATGTGGAATGAatagcgatggccaaaatgctATACCAATGACTGCTCCGAGTTCGAAGATGCAGGCTGAGCTCTCCAAAATGGTTCTCGAAAGAGCGGGAGTTAGCGCAGAGGACATAACTTACATCGAGGCGCATGGAACCGGCACTGCAATTGGAGATGAGATAGAGGTCACCTCAATTGCTGAAACGTACTGTCGAGGAACCACAAGTCTCACACGAGAATTAAGAATCGGGTCTGTTAAGTCTAATCTTAATCACACGGAAGCTACCTCAGGCCTAGCTGGGTTAATCAAGGTTGCTTTGATGATCAAGAAGAGACGAATGGTGCCAACTGTGAACGTGCAGACGTTAAATCCTAAATTGAAACTGAGAGAGAGAGGACTTGCTGTCCAGCAAATCACTGAAATTTGGAACGTAGAAAATGGGAAACCACGCATCGCTGCTGTGAACTCGTTTGGTTACGGAGGCTCAAATGTGCATACCATTCTTCAAGAAGTACCTTCAAAAGAAACCACAGAAGGAAGTCAATCTGAATGCTTAAATCACGTCCTCACTCTTTCTGCACGTTCGCAAGAGGTACTTAAAGAAATGGCGAAGCTTTATTCCAAATGGCTCTGTGAAAGAGCTCCAGAGATGGATGGCCCATTTTTACCAAACTTATGCTACTCACTTAACCAACGTCGTAGTCACTTCCAACACCGCCTTGCACTTGTTTTCGGCGCGATTTCAGAAGCGTCCCAGGCTTTACAAGAGTATGCTTCTGATTCCATGGGGTGGGATAAATGTGTCTGCTATGGTGAAAAAAAGTCATCTGATGTAAGAATAGTGTTTCTGTTTGGGGGACAAGGCTCCCAATGGTACGCTATGGGAAGACAGCTTATTACACGTGAGCCTGTTTTTCGAAAAGCCATTCTGACTGTGAGCAATTTAGTCAGGGATCTGGGAGGATCGTTGTCGCTTATGGAAGAGCTCTTGGTACAAGAGGACAAATCAAGGATTTCAGAAAATTCCATTTCTCAACCTGCCACATTTGCTGTACAATATGCGACGGCACAACTTCTATTTTCATGGAATATCTTTCCTTCGGCTGTTATTGGGCACAGTCTGGGCGAGATTGCAGCGGCATGTGTTGCTGATATCATTACCGTGAAAGAAGCAGTTCACATTGTACTGACTCGCTCTACCCTGCAAGATCAGTGTCCTGCGAACGGAAGTATGGCTGCCTTGGGGATGTCTGAAAAGGAGGCTCAAGAACTAATTGAAGACTTAAGGTTGGATGCAACCCTTAGCATTGCTGCAGTGAATGATAGAGAAAGTGTCACAGTGTCCGGTGATTCTCAGTCAGTTGAAGCTCTTGGGCGGCACTTAGCAATGCACTCAAGAGATACGTTCTGGCGTGTTTTAGGAACAAGAAAGGCATTTCACAGTCTTCATATGGACCAAATTAAGAAGCCTTTTCTAAAGGTCATGAAGAGAGTAAAGATAAAACCGCAACTCTCCAAGATTCCCATGTATTCTACTGTTGATGGCGAAATTGTTTCTGCTGTGCAATTAAATGAGGATTACTGGTGGCGTAACATTCGCTCTCCGGTGTTATTCCAACAAGCAATGAAGAACCTGCTTAAAGACGGATACAAACTCATCGCCGAGATCAGCAGCCAGCCAATCTTAGCTCACAACATCACGCAGattgcaaaacaagaaaatctcAGATTCGAACATATGCCAATTGTACTAACAACCTTGCCTCGTAAAAGAGTTCCTGTCGATGAACAGCACAAGACATTTCTCTTAAACACCGTTTGCAGATTGTTCACTTTAGGATTTCCCATTGATTGGACGTGTGTACAAGGAAACCCATTCGCCAAGTTTATCCGTTTGCCCAACTATCCGTGGATGAAGAGTGGCTTTTGGTTTAGAGACCACCAACCAGCAAGCATAATCTCGCCTCTCAGTATCGCTGACAGCAACGAGAACGAGACGCATCCTTATCTggaaataatgaaaatgacCGACGTGTATTCAGGCCTGTGGTGTTGGGAATGTGATATTGATCTTCATCATTTTCCACATCTGAAAGATCACGCTATCGTGCAGGGGGGTGTCGTTATGCCAGCTGCTGCTTACTTAGAAATGGCCCTTGCCATGGCTAAGAACTATTTTGTAGACGTGGAGGGGCTACAATTAAAAGATGTAAAGCTGTTCAGACTTCTTACGCTGCCTGAAACGCAG GTTCGACGTCTCAGGCTACGCATTCAAAAGGGATCAAGCATTCAAGAGGCCAAGTTTGATATTACAAGTGTCCATGATGGGGTCTCTGAGATCAGCCTGAGTAGTGGAAGAGTTTCGATTGATTTGCTTGGAAAACAAGGAGAGTTAGAGTATGGAG CTCTGACAGGTGTTGGTGCATTTGTACAAGAGAAGATAACCGAAATGACGAGAATGTCTATGGATTCATTCAGGGAAGTAAGGAAGAAGTATGGTTTCAATCATGGACCTACCTTCTCGATCATCAAAGAAGCCTGGATGCGTGATAACGAAGGAATGGCTTTGATTGACATCAGtgactcaaatgaaattctgTCAGAAATTGGACGTTATGTTATCCATCCTTCTATTTTAGATGCCTGTCTGCAATCGTGCTTGATACCTGGAAGAAGATCAGCAGCCCAAGCCAAATTAGCTGTGCCAGTTAGCTTTCAAACAATCACTCTCAGTGGTGCAGCAGTGTCGAATCAGTTGTACTGCCATGTTACCGAATATGAAAATGCGCTTGGCAAATTTGACATCATTCTCATGAGTCCTTCAGGGAATGTTGTGATGACAATGCATGAAATTCGAGCGGACGACCCGACCAGTTCTCTCCAGGAACTTCCCTTTGATGAAATTGCTTATGAAGTTGAATGGAAGGAAGATATATTGCCAAGGAAGGTTGAAATATCTCCAAAAATGACATGCATTGTCCTCAGTGATTCGTCAAATTTTTCGAGGTGTTTAGTGAGCAAACTCGAAAAATATGACATTAATGTTACCACTCTTCAGTTACCAAATGCTTGCTTTTTTGATGGTGACGCTGAGAATTTGGTTCGAGAAGTCCTTCTATCCCACAAGGAGTGCCCAACTATTGTCAACCTGTGGCCCTTGGAAGTGTCACTTGTTCGCGATGAATATGAATTCATCGAACAGATACAAGGCCTTGCCTTCTGTTCCTCTGCCTTTCTCCTCAAACTGCTTAGTGAAAAGCACGAGATTAGATCCCGGCTGTTTCTCGTCACAGAGAGAACACAGATGATGCATGTTTATGACAAAGGCTTGCGCAAAGCCGCGAGCATCCCATGGAGCTCTACAGTGTGGGGCCTTAAACGCTCTGCTATCCTTGAAGAGGCGACAGTGAGGGTTATAATGGTTGATCTGAGCAACAAAGATGATCAACGAGAAGTAGAGTCCTTGGTTAATGAAATCCTCTGTGACAACATTGAAGATGAACTGATCTTTCAAGGAAGTAAACGATTCATTAATCGCATTTtgaagtccagaaaacaccaaTGGTCGTTAAaaagaacaactgaaaaagaCTGTTCCTTGTACCTGTCAACCATTCCCTCAACAAGAATACTGTGTTTACGCGAGCAGGGCTTCTCGCTGCCCCAGCCTACACAAGTCACGATAGATGCAAGCTATTGCTGGTCCCTGTCAAAATCATTGAGCGCTTTAACAAAATCAGATGGTTGTGTTTTTGTCAGTGGAAAAGTGGCTCACGTTTCCGAAAACAGCGTAAACGGTTTCAAGACAGGAGATCAAGTATGTGGAGTCATTCCGTCTGGAAGAGTTGCACGATTCGTCACCATAAATGAGAAGAACGTGTTTTTAAAACCAAGCAACCTCACCTTGGAACATGCCTCGTGCATTCCGGCTTGCCTAGCCATAGCATCCTATGCTATTGAAACTGCAGCATCGGGTAAAGAAAACCAGAAATTATTGATCCTCCAGGCTAATAGCCATCCTGGACCTGCAGCAGTAGCTCTTGCTAAGGCAATGGGTCACCGAATAACCTGTACTATCCCAAACACATGCAAACACCATTCAGCAAATTTCCTCATCAAGCTAGGCGCATGTGACGTGAGAAGGCAGTCTTTACAGAAAGATGATTCAGAAGACCAGTTTGACGCCATCATACTTTTTTCTTCGCCTTTGCCTAACTCATTTAAGAAAAGTGTTCGCAGTCTTAAAAAAGGAGGAAGAATTATTATCCTGAGCTCTCAGTTGGACGGCGACgttgtcttttcttcaaacaaaCATGTTGAATACGTGAGAACTGACGTGTCGGACATTCTACATTCTTCTTCAACATTTGAGAAGCTCGCCTTGCAAAGTCTTGACATCTTAGAAAGAAAAGGAGGCTTAGTGGAGCTCCTAGATATTTCGTTGGAATCTGCCGATTTACTGTCATCGATCAGAGCTGTCAACAATTTGAAAGATAGAGCGACATATGCAAGAAATGAAGCCAACCAACCCTCAGACATGTCATTATCAATTCAGTCGCTGGCTACACTTGGCAAAGGGGGCGCGCTTCAGGACATCTCAGTGCTTCCACAAGGCTTGGATGACTGTGGGCTAAGAGAGAACAGGACCTATTTGGTTGCAGGTGGAACAAGAGGTTTTGGATTAGAGGTCGCTTGCTGGATGGCAGAGAATGGAGCAAAGACAATAGTGCTGATAAGCCGCTCAAAGCCCTCAGATGTAACACTTCTGCGGCTTAGGGAGATTGAAAAGAAGACAGGCACAAAAACGCATATTTTTCAG GTTGACATATCcaacgaaaagaaaatgacagcGTTTAAAGTCGAGCAGCTTCAAAGTCTTCCAAGTGTGGCTGGGATTGTTCACACTGCTATGATACTCAGAGATCAGTCCCTCAAAGACCTTTCCTTTGAGGGTTTTTCTGATGTTTTGGACCCCAAAGTGAAAG GATTCCCTTGCCGAGTATCGCAGACATGTGCTTGGTCTTCCAGGACTTGCAATAAACTGGGGACCAATTAG